From Eremothecium sinecaudum strain ATCC 58844 chromosome V, complete sequence, a single genomic window includes:
- a CDS encoding MINDY family deubiquitinase (Syntenic homolog of Ashbya gossypii AFL071C; Syntenic homolog of Saccharomyces cerevisiae YGL082W and YPL191C), producing the protein MNLEFETKNVVTRGTRLPILLQNENGPCALIALANVLLLSPKYASKASNLIRLVQKPTVTLHDLVTSLANIAVQNSTSAYSDTDKLLKLLPQLHTGLPVDPAFDGTFRDTPEMALFRLFNVKLVHGWLVDPDQFPNDYERISPYSYDDAQKTLVLVAEFQEDPQSTQPNKQLLNDAAMLCAFLEESATQLTTYGLQHLKKLMQDDCYAILFRNNHFATIYKHNGVLFTLVTDLGYKYRSDIVWQSLDFVDGYRDEFYTGDLTPAPMEHSNDRNDAMFPSNIDNNGPQNASLEQAKDASFLTDEELARMMQQEEDRRYAKAMQKSYEKSHTSKKHDLKSQSANSNCTKIPKKKT; encoded by the coding sequence ATGAACCTTGAATTTGAGACTAAAAATGTCGTTACCAGAGGTACAAGACTACCTATCCTGCTGCAAAATGAAAATGGTCCATGTGCACTAATAGCTTTGGCAAATGTATTGCTTCTATCCCCTAAATATGCTTCGAAGGCAAGCAACCTTATTAGACTAGTTCAAAAGCCTACTGTAACTTTGCATGATTTGGTTACTTCATTGGCAAATATTGCTGTGCAAAACTCTACAAGCGCTTATTCCGACACTGACAAGTTACTGAAATTATTACCACAACTCCATACTGGATTGCCAGTGGATCCTGCATTTGATGGCACATTCCGGGATACACCTGAAATGGCTCTTTTTAGGCTCTTTAATGTCAAATTGGTTCATGGCTGGTTAGTGGACCCTGACCAATTCCCCAACGACTACGAACGAATCTCCCCTTATTCCTATGATGATGCACAGAAAACTCTCGTTCTAGTAGCTGAATTCCAGGAAGATCCACAATCTACTCAACCGAATAAGCAACTCCTAAATGATGCCGCAATGCTATGCGCATTCTTGGAAGAGAGCGCCACACAACTTACTACTTACGGCCTTCAACATCTAAAGAAACTTATGCAGGATGATTGCTACGCAATTTTGTTCCGTAATAATCATTTCGCAACCATATATAAGCACAACGGCGTGCTTTTCACACTTGTAACTGATCTCGGGTATAAATATCGCTCTGACATTGTATGGCAGTCACTAGACTTTGTAGACGGCTATAGAGATGAGTTTTATACCGGAGACCTTACACCTGCCCCTATGGAGCATTCAAATGACAGAAATGACGCCATGTTTCCCAGTAATATCGATAATAATGGACCTCAAAACGCAAGTTTAGAACAAGCAAAAGACGCATCTTTCCTCACAGATGAAGAGCTTGCTAGAATGATGCAGCAAGAAGAGGATAGGCGATATGCAAAAGCGATGCAGAAGTCGTATGAAAAGTCTCATACCTCCAAGAAACATGATCTTAAATCGCAAAGCGCCAACTCGAATTGTACCAAAATACCCAAAAAAAAGACTTGA
- a CDS encoding uncharacterized protein (Syntenic homolog of Ashbya gossypii AFL072C; Syntenic homolog of Saccharomyces cerevisiae YGL081W) yields the protein MSLLSTHENRKIQFNINDGLSEVIGRASTKDPNRVARPNNLYYNEKSLSKQHAILHVKKLGIHTSDNDAVYENIRIYVEDVGSTHGIIDLQSNINGLAKVIDLKNGERFGLVHMERPVTTFQSRGARLKLQVNLYPLHNEIWELIIRNVTYDDSPCPTTGGLLENPNLSSPFYFGTSSEGNYSEVWSNENLSTSMEGSPISEQEPFNGSCFSSSNCCNVSYANDNKPDRFEANLGLLGVESNDSHDSDHLSDSASEKEGYSGLHIESDKAFAKEAFLQKLWRQKSVIIGTLTGFVVGFIAGAVNLE from the coding sequence ATGAGCTTATTAAGTACACACGAAAACAGAAAGATCCAGTTCAATATCAATGATGGGTTGTCAGAAGTTATTGGTAGGGCAAGTACTAAAGATCCTAATAGGGTGGCAAGGCCTAATAATCTGTACTACAATGAAAAAAGTTTGAGCAAACAACATGCAATATTACATGTCAAGAAACTTGGAATACATACAAGTGACAATGATGCTGTTTATGAAAATATACGGATTTATGTTGAAGATGTTGGTAGTACCCATGGTATCATTGATTTACAAAGTAATATTAATGGTCTTGCGAAGGTAATCGATCTAAAAAATGGAGAACGCTTTGGTTTAGTTCATATGGAAAGGCCAGTAACCACTTTTCAGAGCAGGGGGGCAAGGTTGAAGTTGCAGGTCAATCTTTATCCATTGCATAATGAGATTTGGGAACTAATAATAAGAAATGTTACTTATGATGATTCCCCCTGTCCTACAACGGGTGGATTGCTCGAGAATCCCAACTTATCTTCACCTTTTTACTTCGGGACTAGCTCCGAAGGAAATTACAGTGAGGTTTGGAGCAATGAAAACTTAAGCACTTCCATGGAAGGATCCCCTATTTCGGAACAGGAACCCTTTAACGGAAGCTGTTTCTCATCTTCCAACTGTTGTAATGTCTCATATGCTAATGACAACAAGCCCGATAGATTTGAAGCAAATCTAGGTTTGCTTGGTGTGGAGTCCAATGACTCTCATGATAGTGATCACCTTTCAGATTCGGCTTCAGAAAAGGAAGGTTACAGTGGACTTCACATTGAGTCCGACAAGGCATTCGCAAAAGAGGCATTTTTACAAAAGCTGTGGCGCCAGAAGTCTGTTATAATTGGAACTTTGACTGGTTTTGTGGTAGGTTTCATAGCTGGTGCTGTGAACTTAGAGTAA